The sequence below is a genomic window from Wyeomyia smithii strain HCP4-BCI-WySm-NY-G18 chromosome 1, ASM2978416v1, whole genome shotgun sequence.
ACAGTACAGTAAAACTATTAAATAAATCTACGGATCTAAATTCCAACCTAAAAATACGAGCCTACACAAAATTgtaagttttgataaaaatgatcaaaaataCGCTAATAAATATAATTCTAGCTTTAGCTGATCGAGAACCTTGAGTTTCACTGCTGAAAGACTGTGTAGTCCTTGTTCGCGTGAACAAACTAAAGAATTTTTGTCTAGAATGGCAAACAATGATAACGTGGATGACGGCATAAATGCGAGTGCTTGTGCTGCTTGTGATCGACCAGACTGGGCAGATGACATGGTTCAGTGCGACGAGTGTACCGAGTGGTATCACTTCAAATGTGCTGGCGTCACAGCATCTGTAGAACATCGTCGTTGGGAGTGCAGCGGTTGCCTTCCCATTAGTGTGAGCAGCCGATCTTCCAAAATTTCAGTACAAAAGGTATTGGAGCAGAAAAGGTTAGAAGAGGAGCAACGGATTCGCCGTAAGCGATTTCAACTGGAGAAAGCGATCGAGAGGAAGCGGATCGATCAGGAGAGAAATCAAATATTAGAAGAGGAAGAACTGGAGAAAACGTTCCTTAAAGAAAAATATGATCTATTGGAACGGCAGGAGGTACATGAAACAGAAAGTGTTGTGAGCGATAACTGTCGTACGACTCATGAGAAGGTTTCGCAATGGTTGGAGAATGACGGACAAGTAGAGCCTAATACTAGTACACCAAAGGTCGTACATACGAAGGCATCTAATCTGGAAGCCCCCAATCGAAATTCTCGTATGGAAATGAGCTCAGTTTCAACCTGCTCGATAAGCGGAGGGACAAATGCAAATTCTCTTCCTTCAGATGCGCTCTCCAGACCGAATATAACGTCAGATTTACCACCGCAACATTCTATCAAACGCTCAACCAACCCGATGCCCCCCGCGCCACCAGCCAGTGCCTTATCGGATGCCGCTACCATTGAGATTCCACCGTTACCGTTTCGATATACACCGTCGCAAGAAGTTGAACTTCCACCAAGGGCATCACGCCATGGTGCAAAAATTAGAAGAGCGCCACCGTTAAAACAAAGCTCGCGCCCGTTGGGTGCAAACAAACAAGTGCCCACTGCATTGCAACCGGATTTAATAAACCAATTGAGCGCCCTAGAGATGGGGCCTTCCTCATCGCAATTAGCAGCTCGTCGAGTAATGTCCCGGGACCTTCCGGATTTCGATGGCAACCCGGAAGAATGGCCTATTTTCATTAGCCAGTATAACATCACCACAGAAAACTGTGGCTTCAGTGATGCCGAAAATCTGACTAGATTACAACGGTCTTTGAAAGGCCACGCACGAGAATCTGTGCGCAGTCGATTGTTGTTACCCGCCTCCGTGCCTCAAGTTATTGAAACCCTTCGACTGCTCTATGGTAGACCAGCACTGCTCATATCCACTTTGTTGAACAGAGTACGCACGATGGCACCGCCTCAGATGGAACGTCTTGAAACCTTGATTGACTTCGGGGTAGAACTTCAGGGGCTCTGCGATCATTTGCAAGCTTCCGGTGAAATTGCACATTTGAACAATCCGTCGTTATTACAGGAGCTGGAAGATAAATTACCAACATCGCTAAAGCTCCAGTGGGGAATGCATAAGCAAAATAGCCCAAATGTAACCTTACAGACTTTTGCCGATTACATGTCACAAATGGTTACAGCTGCTAGTCATGTAACCAAGCTAGTTAACTGCTCCAACGATCGACGTCTGGGTGATCGTAGAAATAATAAATCGAAGGAGAAAGTGCTACTAAATACACACAGCTCATGTGACGGACAAAAGCCAACAACCAGTATCATCACGGGTGTATCAAAGAACTGCGTTCTTTGTAATCAGTCGGACCATCGAATAAAGGACTGTAAACGGTTCCATGGTCTCACTGTAGAAAATCGCTGGAATAAAATTCATTCCCTAAAACTTTGTCGTACTTGTCTCAATTCACATGGGAGAAATCGATGTCGGTTGGCAGTTAAATGCGGGATCGACGGTTGTGAATTCAAGCACCACCCGCTGCTACATTCGAAGGTTGAGAATGAAACAAAACCCACTACTGCTGAGAGCCACTCGCATCGCGATACTGAGTCAAAAGTTCTTTTCCGGATAGTCCCTGTAACTCTGCGAAGTAAATCAGCGACGGTGAACACGTTCGCGTTTTTAGACGATGGTTCATCTCTAACGTTGGTAGAGCAGTCAGTCGCCAACGAGTTAGGTGTAACCGGACCAACGGAGCCTCTTTATTTGAAATGGACCGGGGATGTAACACGATGTGAATCAGACTCTAAAGAGATCTCACTTGAAATATCGGGATTGGCTGGCACGAAATTCTATGGTATCCAGTCAGCCAGGACCGTATCTGAATTAAAACTGCCGGTGCAATCTCTAGACCCGTTCAGTCTTGCTCAGCAGTACCCTCACTTGAAAGGGTTGCCGATTTCTCGCTATGAAAATGCAGTGCCACGCGTGCTTATCGGTTTGGATCAGGTAAACCTATCGTTGTCGCTTAAATGTCGTGAGGGACGGCTGGGAGAGCCAGTGGCCACAAAAACTCGTCTCGGTTGGTGCGTTCAAGGAGGCGGACGCAATGGCATTTTGAAGCCTTTAGGTGTCTGCTGTTACGTTTCAGACACTAGAGCAGATAACGAGCTACGCGACCTGGTCAAAATGCATTTCGAGATAGATGATATTGGCACTAAGCCATTGATGGAACTGGAATCGGTAGACGACACgagggcaaaaaatattttaagagaCACTACTAAACGCACGGATGTAAGGTTTGAGACAGGGCTCTTATGGAGATATGATCAATTCGAATTCCCGAAAAGTTATCACATGGCTCTTCGCCGGCTGGAGTGCCTAGAGCGGAGAATGTCTCGAGACCCTGCACTGAAACAAAACGTGCATCAGCAGATACAAGATTATCAATCGAATGGCTATGCTCATCGTGCTACAGACGAGGAATTGGTGGCCGCTGATCCTCGCAGATGTTGGTACTTACCACTGGGAATTGTGACCCATCCCAAAAAGCCCGGAAAAGTCCGTTTGATTTGGGACGCCGCGGCCAAGGTAGACGGCATTTCCTTAAACGCACTTTTGCTGAAAGGGCCAGATTTGTTGTCATCTCTGCCAGGAATTTTGATTCGGCTCCGCAAAAAACCCATAGCGATAAGTGGTGACATACGCCAAATGTTTCACCAAATTCGTATCAGACCTGAAGATCGACACGCACAGCGTTTTTTGTGGCGGGAAGATACAACCAGGAAACCGGATGTTTTTCTTATGGATGTGGCAACATTTGGCTCTAGTTGTTCACCGTGCAGCGCGcaatatatcaaaaataaaaacgccGAAGAATACGCGGCTGAGTTTCCACGCGCTGCAGAGGCCGTGGTGAAGTGTCATTACGTGGACGACTTGTTGGATAGTTTTGACACCGAAGAAGAAGCCATGCAAGTGGCAGCTGAAGTTAAACTTATACATAGCAGAGGCGGGTTTGACATACGTGGTTGGCGTTCCAACTCTCCAGCAGTACTGCGACATTTGGGAGAAACAGTTGTTCCGGCGGTTAAAAATCTGGACTTAGAAAAGGGAGACGGCGCTGAAAGAGTACTCGGCATGCTGTGGCTACCTACCGAAGACGAATTGGCTTTCTCAACTCAAATGCAGCAAGATATTTCAGAAATTATTGGCGAGGGCCGTCGACCAACCAAGCGACAGGTATTACGATGCGTTATGTCATTATTCGACCCTCTTGGTTTGTTGGCTACATACATAATTCACGGCAAGATTTTAATGCAAACGATATGGCGTTGCGGAACAGGCTGGGACCAAGAAATTGGAGATGAGGCATTTGACTTATGGAGAAAGTGGACCGACAATTTATGCCATATCGATAATATTCGGCTTCCTCGATGCTTCATTGGCCGAACTCCTTCAGGATCGATACGCTCTATTTAACTTCACACATTCGTGGATGCAAGCGAAGAGGCCTACAGCGCTGCTGCATATTACCGAATAATATTTGCTGATGGAACTATATCTTGTGTCTTGATATCGGTGAAAGCGAAAGTTGCACCTCTTAAACCACTATCCATACCTCGTCTAGAATTAAGGGCAGCCGTTCTCGGTGCTCGGCTAGCAAGTTTCGTGGGTGATAATCACACTTACGCAATCGACAAAAGAATATTCTGGTCGGATTCTAGTACAGTACTAGCCTGGATCCGGTCAGACGCTCGCAGATATCGGCAATACGTCTCTTGTCGAATTGGTGAAATACTCACGCTTACCGAAACTCAGGAGTGGAAATGGGTACCGACGAAAATGAACACTGCTAATGAAGCCACAAAGTGGGGTCATGGCCCCTGTTTGTCGCCggaaaaaaaatggtttcgtGGACCAACATTTCTGCAGTACCCAGAACAGCAATGGCCAATCCAAAAAAGCAACGTTAAATTCGAGACGGTAGAAGAATTGCGATCATGTTTTGTGCACAAAGTAATTATACGCAAGCCAATAATAAAATTCGAACGATTCTCTCGGTGGGTGCGGCTTGTTCGATCGGTTGCATACGTGTGGAGATTCATAAATAACGCTTGTACCACGAAGCAGCACCGGAATCAAGGGTTGTTGAGCACCCAGGAACTTCAGAAGACTGAAAACACACTGTGGAGCATTTGTCAAAATGAATCATTTCCTGATGAAATAGCACAGTTGTAAGCAGGCGTTAGCGGGGTGGAGAAAGCATCCTCGATATACAAGCTTTCCTCTTACCTGGATGAGCACGGTATCCTGAGAGTGGACGGAAGAATAGGCGCAGCTGCAAATACCGAATTCGACACGAAATTTCCCATAATTTTATCGAAGACACACAGGTTGACAAACCTACTGTTAGACAATTATTATCGAGAAAACCACCATGCAAACTTTGAGACCACCGTCAATGAGGTAAGACAAAAATTTCATATTCCCCACCTTCGGGCAGCTGTACGAAAAACGGCTCGATTATGCCAATGgtgtaaaatctacaaatcaCAACCAACAACTCCGAGGATGGCTCCCCTACCAGCTGCCAGGCTGGCCTCCTTCGAACGTCCTTTTTCTCACGTCGGGGTGGATTTTTTTGGTCCAGTGACGGTCAAAATCGGACGTAGTCACGCTAAGCGTTGGGTGGCACTGTTCACATGCCTGACGATCAGAGCAGTGCACCTCGAAATAGCGTATAGTTTAAACACAGATAGTTGCATTTCATGTTTTCGTCGCTTCGTCGGTCGTCGTGGCGCTCCTCTCGAAGTCTATAGCGACAACGGTACCAACTTTGTAGGAGCGGAAAGGGTACTTATGCGGCAAATCAAAAGTGACATGGCGGAGGCGTTTACAAATGCTAATACAAAGTGGCTTTTCAACCCTCCTTCGGCCCCACACATGGGCGGAGTTTGGGAAAGGATGGTGCGATCCGTTAAGGCAGCGATCGAGAGTATAGATACGGGAAGAAAGTTAAATGATGAAGGGTTTTTGACATTGTTAATTGAAGCAGAGAGTATAGTAAATTCTAGGCCACTGACCTATCTACCCTTGGAAACAACTGAGCAGGAGGCCCTCACGCCGAATCATTTTTTACTTGGCAGCTCCAAGGGAGTGAAGCAGCCAGCAGTTAGGTTTGTAAATCAACAAGATGCATCTTTGAACAGCTGGAATCAGATTCGCCATCAGCTCGACATTTTCTGGCATCGATGGCTGAAAGAGTATCTCCCAACAATCTGTAGACGAACAAGATGGTTCGGCGATACCAAACCCATTGAAGTAGGGGATCTAGTTCTTGTTGCGGATAGTGCTAAAAGGAACAATTGGATACGAGGTCTTGTATCTGCGATACCGTTCAGATGGCAAAGCGCGACAGGCCACAGTCCAGACGAGCACAGGATTTCTTAGAAGACCAGTAAGCAAGCTAGCACTTTTAGACGTCAAATCTCAAGGTAAAACTGCTTCGGTCACGCAGTGTTACGGGGGCGGGAATGTTGCCGCAGCTTCTGGCAACGCTGAGCCCGTCGCTATCGGAAATTAATCCCTCGATCGAGTATTCGATCCCTGCGCAGTCGACATCAAAAAACGGTCTTTGACAGACGGAAATAAAACTTCActgtcattaaaaaaaaaaaaaagaaaaaaaggaagatCAGAGATGCTTAGAAGTGTGGCAGAAAACGTTTCTCTTATTAATACACATTAATACAGTATTTGGCAAGTTCGatctaattttcaattataTAAATTATTTGTAACCGTAAGTTGATCTTAATAATACTCTTATTACAAATTAAACCTAAACTAAATGTAAATCTTACAGTGAAACAGTACAGTAAAACTATTAAATAAATCTACGGATCTAAATTCCAACCTAAAAATACGAGCCTACACAAAATTgtaagttttgataaaaatgatcaaaaataCGCTAATAAATATAATTCTAGCTTTAGCTGATCGAGAACCTTGAGTTTCACTGCTGAAAGACTGTGTAGTCCTTGTTCGCGTGAACAATatcatttaaatgaaaaataaaaatcactccaaatcactacaatgacagttggtatatgggtgaactgtcattgtagcgatttagagcagtTTTCGAGTAGTTTTGTTTCGTGacttaaaaattgaaggacacagatagaatttttttgaaaatcacattttgcttagaaaatacaGCTCTATCAGATGACATAAAAACTGATATTGTTTAGCCCGCTAAATAATTACATGATACTTTTTTAGGATCTCTCACGATACCGCAAATTCAAGAAGGCCTTACATTTTGAGTAGCTTCAACGTATATGAAGATTGGTTCTGTGTTTCGTGTATACTTATTTAAAAAACACAACCCTGACAATTGAAATCTTTAAGTTCGTGcactgtgcatttttttcatttactttatgCATATTGGTGTTTGTGTGTTTTCTCTATCAAACATAGCGTTTTCCGGCAAGATAATAGTAtattaaaaaacacaaatttattaTTACCGGCCAATAAGCGGAGTTATTCACGGAAAAACATCTGTCTGAGCTGACAAAATGTCTATCGAAATCGAATCGGCTGAGTACATCATAAATGAAGTTTTCGGACTGAACAACGATCTTAATATTTACCACTCTTTCCAGCGTCATTCGTTTAATCCAGCAATATCTAAAAGAATCAAACCTTCATAAAACGCTCCAAACACTACAGGAAGAAACAGGTGTTTCACTAAACACAGTCGATAGCGTCGAAGGATTCGTTTCCGACATTCACAATGGTCATTGGGATACAGTTCTGAAGGCGATACAATCACTGAAGCTTCCGGATAAAAAG
It includes:
- the LOC129717263 gene encoding uncharacterized protein LOC129717263, which produces MANNDNVDDGINASACAACDRPDWADDMVQCDECTEWYHFKCAGVTASVEHRRWECSGCLPISVSSRSSKISVQKVLEQKRLEEEQRIRRKRFQLEKAIERKRIDQERNQILEEEELEKTFLKEKYDLLERQEVHETESVVSDNCRTTHEKVSQWLENDGQVEPNTSTPKVVHTKASNLEAPNRNSRMEMSSVSTCSISGGTNANSLPSDALSRPNITSDLPPQHSIKRSTNPMPPAPPASALSDAATIEIPPLPFRYTPSQEVELPPRASRHGAKIRRAPPLKQSSRPLGANKQVPTALQPDLINQLSALEMGPSSSQLAARRVMSRDLPDFDGNPEEWPIFISQYNITTENCGFSDAENLTRLQRSLKGHARESVRSRLLLPASVPQVIETLRLLYGRPALLISTLLNRVRTMAPPQMERLETLIDFGVELQGLCDHLQASGEIAHLNNPSLLQELEDKLPTSLKLQWGMHKQNSPNVTLQTFADYMSQMVTAASHVTKLVNCSNDRRLGDRRNNKSKEKVLLNTHSSCDGQKPTTSIITGVSKNCVLCNQSDHRIKDCKRFHGLTVENRWNKIHSLKLCRTCLNSHGRNRCRLAVKCGIDGCEFKHHPLLHSKVENETKPTTAESHSHRDTESKVLFRIVPVTLRSKSATVNTFAFLDDGSSLTLVEQSVANELGVTGPTEPLYLKWTGDVTRCESDSKEISLEISGLAGTKFYGIQSARTVSELKLPVQSLDPFSLAQQYPHLKGLPISRYENAVPRVLIGLDQVNLSLSLKCREGRLGEPVATKTRLGWCVQGGGRNGILKPLGVCCYVSDTRADNELRDLVKMHFEIDDIGTKPLMELESVDDTRAKNILRDTTKRTDVRFETGLLWRYDQFEFPKSYHMALRRLECLERRMSRDPALKQNVHQQIQDYQSNGYAHRATDEELVAADPRRCWYLPLGIVTHPKKPGKVRLIWDAAAKVDGISLNALLLKGPDLLSSLPGILIRLRKKPIAISGDIRQMFHQIRIRPEDRHAQRFLWREDTTRKPDVFLMDVATFGSSCSPCSAQYIKNKNAEEYAAEFPRAAEAVVKCHYVDDLLDSFDTEEEAMQVAAEVKLIHSRGGFDIRGWRSNSPAVLRHLGETVVPAVKNLDLEKGDGAERVLGMLWLPTEDELAFSTQMQQDISEIIGEGRRPTKRQVLRCVMSLFDPLGLLATYIIHGKILMQTIWRCGTGWDQEIGDEAFDLWRKWTDNLCHIDNIRLPRCFIGRTPSGSIRSI